A region of Terriglobia bacterium DNA encodes the following proteins:
- a CDS encoding DUF1801 domain-containing protein, which translates to MKKKIGSKKDESPAQLIDARIEELNDWRGEMLSRLRALIKQADPAVVEEWKWRGVPVWSHDGLICTGETYKTVVKLTFFKGASLKDPSGLFNSSLEGNARRAIDFHEGEAIDEDAFRALIRAAVSLNESSRRAPAPRR; encoded by the coding sequence ATGAAGAAGAAGATCGGCTCGAAGAAAGATGAATCTCCCGCTCAGCTCATCGATGCGAGAATCGAGGAGTTGAACGACTGGCGCGGCGAGATGCTATCCCGGCTCCGCGCCCTGATCAAGCAAGCCGACCCCGCAGTGGTCGAGGAGTGGAAGTGGAGAGGGGTCCCGGTGTGGTCACACGACGGACTGATCTGCACTGGCGAGACGTACAAGACCGTCGTGAAGCTGACCTTCTTCAAGGGCGCCTCACTGAAGGACCCTTCAGGCCTTTTCAACTCGAGCCTCGAGGGCAACGCCAGGCGCGCAATCGACTTCCACGAGGGCGAAGCGATCGACGAGGACGCGTTCAGGGCGCTGATCCGCGCGGCCGTGAGCCTGAACGAGTCGTCGCGCCGCGCCCCGGCGCCTCGGCGGTGA
- a CDS encoding MFS transporter → MAAATISTASVPITTVEHPLRNPNYRLWLIGGTISLLGDQFYMVALPWLVLQQTGSAVAMGAIMMAGAIPRALLMLMGGAVSDRMSARKIMIATAMARTLCVTVIGVLVWLRVLRTWELYALAVAFGVADAFAVPAQTAYMPSLLKREQLVAASSVSQSTAQMTTIVGPVPAGFVIKTLGVAWAFFVDAISFLFIIGALWKLPDPPKSQTARKAMLHSIVEGIAYVGRDLPLRSLMLLVTILNFCIAGPVSIGLAYLTKTRFGSPAVYGIVISAVAAGSLLGALLAGVWKIRQRGVMILLVSLVLGVCLGSIGLLGKVWSIAGVLLIMGAAAGMVNIHIGAWIMQRIDVAVRGRVASVLMLASFGITPISLAVAGFLVAWSLKLMFLLAGGLMVLAAAGASFQKPVREIE, encoded by the coding sequence ATGGCTGCTGCAACCATTTCCACTGCAAGCGTACCCATCACAACCGTCGAGCATCCGCTGCGCAACCCGAATTATCGCCTCTGGCTGATCGGCGGCACGATTTCGCTGCTGGGCGACCAGTTCTATATGGTGGCCTTGCCATGGCTTGTCTTGCAGCAGACCGGCTCCGCCGTGGCCATGGGCGCCATCATGATGGCCGGCGCTATTCCGCGCGCTCTGCTCATGCTTATGGGCGGCGCCGTCAGTGATCGTATGTCCGCGCGCAAGATCATGATTGCCACGGCGATGGCACGCACTCTCTGTGTCACGGTGATCGGTGTTCTGGTCTGGCTGCGCGTCCTGCGGACCTGGGAGCTATACGCTCTGGCGGTTGCTTTTGGCGTGGCCGATGCATTTGCCGTTCCTGCACAAACGGCCTACATGCCCTCGCTGTTGAAGCGCGAACAACTGGTCGCGGCATCGTCGGTCAGCCAAAGCACGGCACAGATGACCACTATTGTTGGTCCAGTTCCAGCCGGGTTTGTGATCAAGACGCTGGGTGTGGCGTGGGCCTTTTTCGTGGATGCCATCAGTTTCTTGTTTATCATTGGCGCCCTGTGGAAGCTGCCGGATCCACCTAAGTCTCAGACGGCCCGGAAAGCGATGTTGCACTCGATCGTGGAGGGAATCGCCTACGTGGGAAGAGATCTGCCGCTGCGCTCACTGATGCTGCTGGTCACGATCCTGAACTTCTGCATTGCGGGGCCGGTTTCGATTGGTCTGGCATACTTGACCAAGACGAGATTCGGTTCGCCGGCCGTGTACGGCATTGTGATCTCGGCGGTTGCCGCGGGAAGCTTGCTAGGTGCGCTACTGGCCGGTGTCTGGAAGATTCGCCAGCGCGGCGTGATGATTCTTCTGGTGTCGTTGGTGTTGGGTGTCTGCCTGGGATCCATCGGCCTGCTCGGGAAAGTGTGGAGCATCGCCGGCGTGCTGCTGATCATGGGCGCAGCGGCGGGAATGGTCAACATCCACATCGGCGCCTGGATCATGCAGCGGATCGATGTCGCGGTGCGGGGGCGAGTTGCGAGCGTGCTCATGCTTGCCTCCTTCGGAATAACCCCCATCTCCCTCGCGGTTGCAGGATTCTTGGTTGCGTGGAGCTTGAAGCTCATGTTTCTGCTCGCTGGAGGACTCATGGTGTTGGCTGCCGCTGGAGCTTCGTTCCAGAAGCCAGTGCGGGAGATTGAGTAA
- a CDS encoding TetR/AcrR family transcriptional regulator yields MADKTLAPQQARSRESMRKLLKAAAEVLGQHGLEGATIPRIARHAGLTPGAIYRRFPDKDALLETVIIGILERQDERLRMMLTPAMARQIPLAVFAEQLINNMLVSYRANAGLLRALRQFAQGRDHTSFYRKVTRLEMRTYQYVVELFLAHRKEVKHPDPPMAVSFALMMLVSTLIELILVDHDMKNWQAVIPKDDQSLKRELLRSFLCYLGIEQKAR; encoded by the coding sequence ATGGCCGATAAGACACTCGCTCCCCAACAAGCCCGCAGCCGGGAATCGATGCGGAAATTGTTGAAGGCCGCGGCGGAAGTCCTGGGACAGCACGGACTGGAGGGCGCCACCATTCCGCGCATCGCCCGGCACGCGGGATTGACGCCCGGGGCCATCTATCGCCGTTTTCCTGACAAGGACGCGCTGCTCGAAACGGTGATCATCGGCATCTTGGAGCGTCAGGACGAGAGGCTGCGCATGATGCTCACGCCCGCCATGGCGCGCCAGATTCCGCTGGCGGTGTTTGCCGAGCAGCTCATCAACAACATGCTGGTCAGCTACCGCGCCAACGCCGGACTGTTGCGTGCCCTCCGCCAATTCGCGCAGGGCCGCGATCACACGTCGTTTTACAGGAAAGTCACCCGGCTGGAGATGCGCACCTACCAGTACGTGGTCGAGTTGTTCTTGGCACATCGGAAGGAGGTCAAGCATCCCGACCCGCCAATGGCGGTGTCTTTTGCCCTTATGATGCTGGTCAGCACTCTGATCGAGCTGATTCTGGTGGATCACGATATGAAGAACTGGCAGGCCGTGATTCCAAAAGACGACCAGTCGCTTAAGCGCGAGCTCCTGCGCTCATTTCTGTGCTACCTGGGCATCGAGCAGAAGGCTCGCTGA